The Athalia rosae chromosome 7, iyAthRosa1.1, whole genome shotgun sequence genome window below encodes:
- the LOC105691136 gene encoding homer protein homolog 1 produces the protein MTSEIETMGEQPIFTCKAHVFHIDPKTKRSWVSASTAAVSVSFFYDSTRSLYRIISVEGTKAVINSTITPNMTFTKTSQKFGQWSDVRANTVYGLGFSSEAELGKFIEKFHEVKEATKVAGAKLQSNSSSVTPATSANVSPITSRSVSSLPSSEQDLIDPPNSSMISSNLSASNNPNPNANLISAQNSVSMVSNSPLPGGCQNKMDEELKNAIHARSQSISQQSTESPQHQGKSLQQLGSSQSNQSTEAQLKYDNDRLKIALAQSSANAKKWEVELIAVNTANARLTSALQESTANVDEWNRQLQLYKEENARLRAKYADLEASKISEGNSEALRLRVEALENELRSRNDEIKSLTMATKNKDYMSMQKEKGELRDMLNTVHEQLELVLSANKVQKQNLDTLNSRLAGYIQDLVTVHQEITNTLQT, from the exons ATGACATCGGAAATAGAAACAATGGG TGAACAACCAATATTTACGTGTAAGGCTCACGTCTTCCATATTGACCCCAAGACTAAACGATCCTGGGTATCAGCCTCGACTGCAGCTGtttctgtttcctttttttatgaCTCTACCAGAAGCCTATACAGGATCATATCTGTTGAAGGAACCAAG GCCGTTATAAACAGTACCATAACGCCAAACATGACGTTTACAAAAACTTCACAGAAGTTCGGACAGTGGTCTGATGTCCGTGCCAATACCGTCTACGGTTTAGGATTTTCATCAGAAGCAGAGCTAGGAAAA tttattgaaaaattccatgAAGTGAAAGAGGCAACGAAAGTAGCAGGTGCTAAGCTCCAGTCTAACAGTTCATCAGTGACTCCGGCAACAAGTGCAAACGTTAGTCCAATAACGTCTCGTTCCGTATCTTCCTTGCCATCTTCAGAGCAGGATTTGATCGATCCGCCAAATTCTTCGATGATAAGTTCAAACTTATCTGCATCGAATAATCCAAATCCAAATGCAAACTTGATATCTGCACAAAATAGCGTATCAATGGTAAGCAATAGTCCTTTGCCCGGCGGTTGCCAGAATAAAATGGACGAGGAGTTGAAGAATGCAATACACGCGAGGTCTCAAAGTATCTCCCAGCAGAGTACAGAGAGTCCACAGCATCAAGGAAAATCTCTCCAACAACTCGGTTCTAGCCAATCTAATCAGTCCACAGAGGCTCAGCTCAAATACGACAATGATAGACTGAAAATTGCCCTTGCTCAGAGCTCTGCTAATGCCAAAAAGTGGGAG GTTGAACTTATTGCGGTCAACACAGCCAATGCCAGACTGACAAGCGCTCTACAGGAATCAACGGCTAATGTAGACGAGTGGAATAGACAGCTGCAATTATACAAAGAGGAGAACGCGAGACTCAGGGCAAAGTATGCGGACTTAGAAGCGAGCAAAATTTCTGAAGGTAATAGCGAGGCTCTCAGACTCAGAGTAGAGGCTTTAGAAAATGAGTTGAGATCAAGGAATGACGAAATTAAAAGTCTCACTATGGCCACCAAAAACAAAGATTACATG tccatgcaaaaagagaaaggagagCTAAGGGATATGCTGAATACGGTCCACGAACAATTGGAGCTTGTGTTGAGTGCTAACAAGGTTCAAAAGCAGAATTTGGACACGCTAAACTCGAGACTAGCGGGTTACATACAAGACCTGGTAACCGTTCACCAAGAAATTACAAACACGCTGCAGACCTAA
- the LOC105691082 gene encoding uncharacterized protein LOC105691082 encodes MTRSTAAEFGGFLPLQRLSSNNYSQHNRRAAIFLIRIMLPLWCILGTVISGPAPDVAQKLDTRFTTTRPVKIIVDMATARSKLPIPVVNSELKTTTTTAPSPASSSEQPLYRVNSSNGQACILLQVDALITVKYRTKVGEEREADIYVPNDATVTGNCVNDNSATMSLKWNAFVLFWSFARSPGGEGWYVDKIELTYNSSDRHFELIDQPNKTIRLSTGKKHSTMFFPTPVGKSYACAEKEIPLTDGKTQASVLLREMKLQPFKFKSNNFATEFWCRPERAARDETAAVAVGSTLAAAVLLTITGYAAYRYFKVKKVQYDTME; translated from the exons ATGACTCGTTCTACCGCAGCTGAATTTGGTGGATTTTTACCACTGCAACGATTATCATCGAACAATTATAGTCAGCATAATCGAAGGGCTGCGATTTTTCTGATCAGAATAATGCTACCGCTTT GGTGTATCCTTGGGACTGTTATAAGCGGACCAGCGCCTGATGTTGCCCAAAAACTCGATACTCGTTTTACGACAACCAGACCTGTTAAGATAATCGTAGACATGGCCACCGCCAGATCCAAGTTGCCAATA CCCGTTGTAAATTCCGAACTCAAAACTACTACGACTACGGCACCTTCTCCGGCATCTTCTTCGGAGCAGCCCTTATATCGTGTAAACAGCAGTAACGGACAAGCTTGCATTTTACTTCAAGTAGACGCTCTGATCACGGTGAAATATAGGACAAAAGTTGGAGAGGAAAGG GAAGCGGATATTTACGTACCCAACGACGCTACGGTTACTGGAAATTGCGTTAACGATAATTCTGCTACTATGTCATTAAAGTGGAACGCGTTCGTTTTATTCTGGAGCTTCGCAAGG TCACCCGGAGGCGAGGGATGGTacgtcgataaaattgaactgACTTACAACTCCAGTGATCGTCATTTCGAGTTAATCGATCAACCGA ATAAAACGATAAGATTGAGCACGGGGAAAAAACATTCAACCATGTTCTTCCCTACTCCGGTTGGAAAATCTTACGCGTGTGCGGAAAAGGAAATTCCTTTGACAGATGGAAAAACTCAGGCGAGCGTTCTGctgag agAAATGAAACTCCAGCCGTTTAAATTCAAGAGCAACAATTTCGCCACCGAATTTTGGTGCAGGCCCGAACGCGCTGCAAGGGATGAAACGGCCGCTGTTGCTGTCGGTTCAACCCTTGCGGCTGCTGTTCTTTTAACCATAACCGGATATGCAGCGTATCGATATTTCAAGGTTAAAAAAGTCCAGTACGACACCATGGAGTAA